One window from the genome of Solea solea chromosome 13, fSolSol10.1, whole genome shotgun sequence encodes:
- the hjv gene encoding hemojuvelin, with protein sequence MMMMEAQAAITGNTALPWKHCFQLTLLLVQLSLPEQGAASCHILRCNSDFVAATLDLGGGSGVGGVRPPDGATAVSRAVVNAGYCGALRSYATCTKRMARACRGDLAYHSAVQGIEDLLIQHRCPRAGPTPQPRPLPQGTLSADDCLYERSFLSREGRVPEYVHCGVFGDPHVRTFNDDFQTCAVQGAWPLIDNEYLFVQATSSPMRADTPIMGRSTALTKITVIFKNMRECVEQQLYQAELDNVPAAFADGSVSSGERRGHRSLTVSTQSPGRHAEIRASHIGTLLVVRQSGRSLGLSVLSPRGVTQAFGPEQDLQLCVWGCPASQRLNTLRPPQSSLPVSISAHAHCAALLPARDVYYQACVFDLITSGDLNSSAAAVTALHDARHMISERETVHLSLVAAAQHRRPPPHLTLLLLTLGMLGIVSRA encoded by the exons atgatgatgatggaggctCAGGCTGccatcacaggaaacacagcgTTACCATGGAAACATTGTTTCCAGCTGACTCTGCTGCTGGTCCAGCTGAGTTTACCTGAACAAg GTGCAGCTTCCTGTCATATCCTCAGGTGTAACTCTGACTTCGTGGCTGCGACGCTGGACCTGGGTGGCGGCAGTGGAGTCGGAGGAGTCAGACCACCAGATGGCGCCACAGCTGTGAGCAGAGCAGTGGTGAACGCTGGTTACTGCGGCGCCCTGCGATCCTATGCCACGTGCACCAAGCGGATGGCGCGGGCGTGTCGGGGCGACCTGGCGTACCACTCTGCGGTTCAGGGCATCGAGGACCTGCTGATCCAGCACCGCTGTCCCCGGGCGGGGCCCACGCCgcagccccgccccctccctcaGGGAACCCTGTCAGCAGACGACTGCCTCTACGAGCGCAGCTTCCTGAGCAGAGAAGGTCGCGTGCCGGAGTACGTGCACTGCGGGGTGTTCGGGGACCCGCACGTCCGAACATTCAATGACGATTTCCAGACATGCGCCgtgcagggggcgtggcctctCATAGATAATGAATACCTGTTTGTTCAAGCCACCAGTTCACCGATGAGGGCTGACACGCCCATTATGGGGAGGAGCACAGCGCTCACCAAG ATCACAGTCATCTTTAAGAACATGCGTGAGTGCgtggagcagcagttgtacCAGGCCGAGCTCGATAACGTGCCCGCAGCGTTCGCCGACGGCTCGGTgtccagcggcgagcggcgaggtCACCGCAGCCTGACGGTCAGCACGCAGAGTCCGGGTCGACACGCCGAGATCCGAGCGTCTCACATCGGCACGCTGCTGGTGGTGCGTCAGAGCGGACGCTCCCTCGGCCTGTCCGTCCTGTCGCCACGCGGTGTCACGCAGGCTTTTGGCCCCGAACAGgacctgcagctgtgtgtgtggggatgcCCCGCCTCCCAGAGACTCAACACGCTCCGCCCACCACAGTCCTCTCTGCCCGTCTCCATCAGTGCTCACGCCCACTGCGCCGCGCTGCTTCCTGCTCGAGACGTCTACTACCAGGCCTGCGTGTTTGACCTGATCACCAGCGGAGATCTGAACTCCAGCGCCGCCGCCGTCACCGCGCTACACGACGcacgtcacatgatctctgAGCGGGAAACCGTTCACCTGTCACTGGTCGCTGCCGCGCAACACCGCCGCCCACCTCCACACCTGACGCTGCTACTGCTGACACTCGGCATGCTGGGAATTGTGAGCAGAGCCTAA
- the si:ch73-139j3.4 gene encoding CD82 antigen, which translates to MKLDLKVQLLKFCSLLLNFLLLALGLSVTGCGAWILFDRGNFLSHLASEELSAVAFSLLTVGCVVIAVSILGCVGTTTEHRLLLLVYLGFFIVLILGQLFVTLLLLINRNKIEDSVDTALDVLIFHFGNSSSSDDVLINNLQIHGRCCGRTGRSDWLKNTFINSLNLSEPHVLPCSCFNSFQSSTDSIWCLENLNLDVQQNLDFPQNLKATETPVFGKGNSSYEQGCKQALSDWLQENILTIVAMDISLMVLQVVQVAVVVSLYQTFGRKTSLKEANQLIDPDPTPSEDYQMIDDQNHSSVIQCTNLQ; encoded by the exons ATGAAGCTGGATCTGAAGGTCCAGCTGCTGAAGTTCTGCTCACTTCTACTCAACTTCCTCCTACtg GCTCTGGGCCTGAGTGTGACGGGCTGTGGCGCCTGGATTCTCTTTGACAGAGGGAACTTCCTGTCACACCTGGCGTCAg aGGAGTTGTCTGCTGTGGCGTTCAGCCTCCTGACAGTTGGTTGTGTGGTGATAGCGGTTAGCATCCTTGGATGTGTTGGAACAACGACAGAACACAGGCTCCTCCTACTGGTA TACCTGGGCTTCTTCATTGTCCTGATCTTGGGTCAGCTGTttgtcacactgctgctgctcatcaacAGAAACAAG ataGAGGACAGTGTGGACACAGCTCTGGACGTCCTCATCTTTCACTTTGGAAACAGCAGTAGTTCTGATGACGTTCTGATCAATAACCTGCAGATTCAT GGGCGGTGCTGTGGCAGGACAGGacgctctgattggctgaagaACACTTTCATCAACAGCCTGAACCTGAGTGAACCTCATGTTCTTCCATGTTCCTGTTTCAACTCCTTTCAAAGCAGCACTGACTCCATCTGGTGCTTAGAGAACCTGAACCTGGACGTCCAACAGAACTTGGATTTCCCACAGAACCTGAAAGCCACAGAGACACCTGTGTTCGGGAAAGGAAACAGTTCCTATGAACAG gGCTGTAAACAGGCGCTCAGTGATTGGCTGCAGGAAAACATTCTGACCATTGTCGCCATGGACATCAGCCTCATGGTTCTTCAG gtTGTCCAGGTGGCAGTTGTCGTGTCTCTGTATCAAACGTTTGGAAGAAAAACCTCTTTGAAAGAAGCCAATCAGCTTATTGATCCTGACCCCACCCCTTCTGAGGATTATCAGATGATTGACGATCAAAATCACTCATCGGTTATTCAGTGTACCAATCTGCAATAA
- the LOC131470805 gene encoding acidic leucine-rich nuclear phosphoprotein 32 family member E-like isoform X2, with product MEMKKRISLELRNRNPAEVAELVVDNCRSSDGDVEGLTDEYTQLDVLSMVNVGLTSLSTLPPLPKLRKLEVSDNTISGGFDTLADKCPNLSHLNLSGNKIKELSSVKPLQSLKNLRSLDLYSCEVSTLDDYRDSVFELLPQLTYLDGFDQEDNEVPDSEAENDVDDEAGPLGDDDDDEEDDEDDEDGDEGSDEDEVGLSYLMKEGIQDEDDDGDYVEEDDEEDEDGAVQGEKRKREADDEGDDDDDDDDDDE from the exons AtggagatgaagaagaggatCAGCCTGGAGCTGAGGAACCGGAACCCGGCGGAG gtgGCAGAGCTGGTGGTGGACAACTGTCGCTCTAGTGATGGGGACGTGGAGGGACTAACGGACGAGTACACACAGCTGGACGTCCTCAGTATGGTCAACGTGGGACTGACGTCTCTGTCCACACTGCCCCCTCTGCCCAAACTACGCAag CTGGAGGTCAgtgacaacaccatctcaggaGGTTTTGACACGTTGGCAGACAAATGTCCAAATCTGTCTCACCTGAATCTGAGTGGGAACAAGATCAAAGAGCTGAGCAGCGTGAAGCCACTG CAGAGCCTGAAGAACCTGAGGAGTCTGGACCTGTACAGCTGTGAAGTGTCCACACTGGACGACTACAGAGACAGCGTCTTCGAACTGCTGCCTCAGCTCACCTACCTGGACGGTTTTGACCAGGAGGACAACGAGGTCCCCGACTCTGAGGCCGAGAACG ACGTGGACGATGAGGCGGGGCCACTGGgagacgatgatgacgatgaggaggacgatgaagacgACGAGGACGGTGACGAAGGCTCAGACGAAGATGAAGTGGGACTGTCCTACCTGATGAAGGAAGGAATCCAG GATGAAGACGACGATGGGGACTACgtggaggaggacgatgaagaggatgaagacgGAG CAGTTcagggagagaagagaaagagagaagcagACGATGAAggtgacgacgatgatgatgatgacgatgatgatgaataa
- the LOC131470805 gene encoding acidic leucine-rich nuclear phosphoprotein 32 family member E-like isoform X1, which yields MEMKKRISLELRNRNPAEVAELVVDNCRSSDGDVEGLTDEYTQLDVLSMVNVGLTSLSTLPPLPKLRKLEVSDNTISGGFDTLADKCPNLSHLNLSGNKIKELSSVKPLQSLKNLRSLDLYSCEVSTLDDYRDSVFELLPQLTYLDGFDQEDNEVPDSEAENDVDDEAGPLGDDDDDEEDDEDDEDGDEGSDEDEVGLSYLMKEGIQDEDDDGDYVEEDDEEDEDGDAAVQGEKRKREADDEGDDDDDDDDDDE from the exons AtggagatgaagaagaggatCAGCCTGGAGCTGAGGAACCGGAACCCGGCGGAG gtgGCAGAGCTGGTGGTGGACAACTGTCGCTCTAGTGATGGGGACGTGGAGGGACTAACGGACGAGTACACACAGCTGGACGTCCTCAGTATGGTCAACGTGGGACTGACGTCTCTGTCCACACTGCCCCCTCTGCCCAAACTACGCAag CTGGAGGTCAgtgacaacaccatctcaggaGGTTTTGACACGTTGGCAGACAAATGTCCAAATCTGTCTCACCTGAATCTGAGTGGGAACAAGATCAAAGAGCTGAGCAGCGTGAAGCCACTG CAGAGCCTGAAGAACCTGAGGAGTCTGGACCTGTACAGCTGTGAAGTGTCCACACTGGACGACTACAGAGACAGCGTCTTCGAACTGCTGCCTCAGCTCACCTACCTGGACGGTTTTGACCAGGAGGACAACGAGGTCCCCGACTCTGAGGCCGAGAACG ACGTGGACGATGAGGCGGGGCCACTGGgagacgatgatgacgatgaggaggacgatgaagacgACGAGGACGGTGACGAAGGCTCAGACGAAGATGAAGTGGGACTGTCCTACCTGATGAAGGAAGGAATCCAG GATGAAGACGACGATGGGGACTACgtggaggaggacgatgaagaggatgaagacgGAG atgcaGCAGTTcagggagagaagagaaagagagaagcagACGATGAAggtgacgacgatgatgatgatgacgatgatgatgaataa